The genomic interval gatgttaaaggttcctCCATCAGTGAGTTTAATGTGAGGCCATAACCTCTTGAATTCAGAGCCGTGGACTTTGTGTTTCAGATGGAAAGTGTAATTTTGTGGGCTCCTTGGCACAGACGGTCTCAGCGGAACATGTTTTTGATGCGTATGAGCTGGTCAATGTTCTCTTTGAGTTTCAGAGCCACCTCTCGAATCTTAGCGGCAAACAAGCTCTCCGAGCCTTTCTTCAGCCTCTGCGCGTCGTCTTTAGTGAAGTACGAATCCAGATCGGCGGCGAAAGCCTGGACCGCACGGGTGTTTTCGCTCAGAGCGTCGATGACGTCAGAGTTTCCGAGCCGCTCCGCCAGCTTCAGGACGTCTGCGGCGTCAGAGTCGACCGCGAGCGTCGTGAGCTCCAGTGTCTTCAGGTGCTTCAACCCGCTGATGATGAACTTCAGACACTCCTCCACGTCCTCCATCTGGCTCTGATAGAGCCGGAGGATTTTCTCTACCTTCCTCCTGTCCTGAGTTTTTTTGACTTTCTTGCCGATGGCGGCCGACGCTCCGGTGACGCCTCCGGCCGCCGCCACGCCGACGCCGATCCCCGCCACGGCCAGCGAGGCTCCGAGGGTCACGGGCGCCAGAGCGATGCCAGCGACTATGGCCGCCGTCCCGATGGCCCCCGTGGTGCCGCCCGTGATGCCTGCGATGCGCGTTTTTTTCAACGCCTTGTCCAGTTCGTCGGCGATGCAGTTGAGCTGGGTGATGAAGTTCATCATGCTGGTGCCGCGGTGAAACAGAACCTGCTGGTAGAGCTGAACTCCTGATCGGATCCGATGAACCGTCTGAGCAAACAGTCTAGAAGAGAAAGCGGACGGACGCTGAAGCGGGCCGCGTTTGACAGCAGAACAGAATAAAGTGTGTTGGTTACCTGCTCTGATCCTCCTGCTGCTCATGATCAAACAGATCATCCCAACCTACAGGACAAACACATACACGTCATCCAGAGTaacagtaatgcattacttcacTAGTTAcctgaaaaaaagtcatctgattacataactcgcCTTATAATGCATTACCCACAACACtgctgataataatcagaaatgtttcttgagcagcaaatcagcgccacaaaactagtcataagtttgaaactgagatttacatcatctgaaagctgaataaataagcttaagTTAAGCTTAAGTTAGGTTaggatatttggccgagatacaacatttgaaaatctggaatctgagggtgcaaaaaaatttaaatattgagaaaatcactctTTGTCCAgctgaagttcttagcaatgcatatgaaGGATCTGACGATCCTCAAATgcaatctgtgtgtgttttgcctcagagcaaccatacatttgtgttgtgttttgctttctttttatatattcttcatttagaatcattaatcatttcatcattttattatcccatttaatcatataatcatttataataatcattataatcatttatatattcattttattgattcattaattgattagtaattcatattatattatcgttgttttttatatattttttccattgttgtttagtcttatgactgtgtagcttcaagggctgtttggcttcatgaataagagatacaagggaatgtttatagaaactcaaggtttatgggatgttgttgtgaatcagtttggtatAACAGTACTTGTTGAATTTGTGTTCTCCAGACGAAGTCAgagcattgagacatacgcaactaagactattcaataaactctgctcctttttatcatcatcacttcgtctcctgcttctgctcttttctggctTCCATCGGTCAACTTCCtaactgacagaaacctgctgTTAGTGGGCTtggggtaactacagcttgctgactagttgttctGTTACCGGAAAGACTGAAATTTTCTgaggggatctggtgtccggggctggatcctaATTGTCTGGCGTGGGGACCTTGATCTaacacatattactaatcaaaaattaagttttgatatatttacagtacgaAATTCACTAaatatcttcacagaacatgatctttacttaatatcctaatgatttttggcataaaagaaaaatgttgacccattcaatgtattttttggctattgctgctaTGGAAGAATAATTCATTTTACTCATCTATGTGCTTATGGAATATTTTGTAAgggtctgctttatttaaacctgTTATGAGGATGACATGAGAGAAGGGTATCGGGGCCCGAAATATAAAGATTTGAATCTTGAGACTATGACGTagcaaaatgtatttatctgaCTCTTACTGTGTGTGGAAAGTTACCGTTTAGGAGATGTAACCTTGAAGGCAGGGGAAGAGATATAAGTTGGAGTGACCGTCCCTTCTTGGTCGCGCTCTGCAGCaacctgtgtttctgtatgactgtctgaccttctttgcaaagaataaaCTTCAGTCTCTTACTTTGGCGAGAGTCGGttttattttgccacaacaGCTACACATAcccctgtgctacttaagactggttttgtggtccagggtcacacattagaaagagtaattaaaaatgaaattaaattcaaaatgtaataaaatacacggacacacacacacacatttatcagTACATACAAACTGTGTAAAAACAGATTTACAAAAGGAAATGAGGGTGAAATATTACAGTTCCTATGAAaaatacaccttttttttttttttttttttttttttttttttttacaaaatgtaagcTGTTTGTGTTAATGgccaaaataattgtaaaaaaaaaaaaatatatatatatatatatattctgaaggATGCACAAAAGTTAAACAGACCCAAAAAGAGAAGAGAAACCCATGAAGAACCTCAAGATGTTTGAGTTCCTACCTGCCCACAGACCGCTGTTGTCACGCAATCCACCGTCCGACTCCTGACGAGACAAAATCACAAAATCATCATCAGACCTGCTGTCAGCATCGCTCATGTGGATGTGAGAGAGAAGGGAGACACTTTACCATCAAACCGGAGGATGAGAAACGCTTCCCCTTCGCTGCACAATCATCTGCTTCATCCTAAAGATTCACAAATACATTATTAGTTGTTCAGTGAATAAAGCAGCTTCTGAAAGTATTTGCACACTTTAGTCAAACTTCAACGTCTGCATGTCATCAGAGAC from Labeo rohita strain BAU-BD-2019 chromosome 6, IGBB_LRoh.1.0, whole genome shotgun sequence carries:
- the LOC127166658 gene encoding uncharacterized protein LOC127166658, which encodes MLRSDGAAARPDRHCVPLYVQVLPDRTQTHSSASPPSDHHSTTHHHYTSAHTRGAKPPPPPVPKKPGKHSLSTRSCDVSPAYDNYREIQTPAIPPRPASSEPVRSEPNRHLYEVLLDDHQDEADDCAAKGKRFSSSGLMESDGGLRDNSGLWAGWDDLFDHEQQEDQSRLFAQTVHRIRSGVQLYQQVLFHRGTSMMNFITQLNCIADELDKALKKTRIAGITGGTTGAIGTAAIVAGIALAPVTLGASLAVAGIGVGVAAAGGVTGASAAIGKKVKKTQDRRKVEKILRLYQSQMEDVEECLKFIISGLKHLKTLELTTLAVDSDAADVLKLAERLGNSDVIDALSENTRAVQAFAADLDSYFTKDDAQRLKKGSESLFAAKIREVALKLKENIDQLIRIKNMFR